The Methylobacterium sp. PvR107 genome contains a region encoding:
- the rocF gene encoding arginase yields the protein MTSEATPDRACSIALIGVPIEVGTSEPGALMGPAALRTAGLVRALADLGHMVTDHGDVVPDEPAEARGLTAVAAWSRALSREVLAALKAGALPLAVGGDHSLSVGSIDGVMRHCASQGRPLFVLWLDAHADFNTLETSPSGNVHGMPLAALCGEPGFPRLFAEPAPPPLAPSHVHLFGLRSIDAGERALVTARRVGVTDMRTIDEFGVVAPLRRVLDGVAALGAHLHVSLDIDFLDPSIAPGVGTTVPGGATFREAHLIMEMLHDSGLVRSLDVVELNPFLDERGRSARVLVELVASLFGRRILDRPTLPIEAVSGEASERA from the coding sequence ATGACGAGCGAGGCCACCCCCGACCGAGCGTGCAGCATTGCGCTGATCGGCGTCCCGATCGAGGTCGGAACCAGCGAGCCCGGCGCCCTCATGGGTCCGGCGGCCCTGCGCACCGCCGGCTTGGTCCGTGCCCTCGCCGACCTCGGCCATATGGTCACGGATCACGGCGACGTCGTTCCCGACGAGCCGGCCGAGGCGCGGGGTCTCACCGCGGTCGCCGCATGGTCGCGCGCCCTGTCTCGGGAAGTCCTGGCCGCGCTCAAGGCCGGTGCGCTTCCCCTGGCCGTCGGCGGCGATCATAGCCTCTCGGTCGGGTCCATCGACGGCGTCATGCGCCACTGCGCATCGCAGGGGCGGCCTCTCTTCGTGCTCTGGCTCGATGCCCATGCCGACTTCAACACGCTGGAGACCTCGCCCTCCGGCAATGTCCACGGCATGCCGCTGGCCGCGCTCTGCGGTGAGCCGGGCTTCCCGCGCCTGTTCGCGGAGCCGGCGCCTCCGCCGCTCGCGCCGAGCCACGTCCACCTGTTCGGCCTCCGCTCGATCGATGCGGGCGAGCGCGCGTTGGTCACGGCCCGGCGCGTCGGCGTGACCGACATGCGCACCATCGACGAATTCGGCGTCGTGGCCCCGCTACGACGCGTGCTCGACGGAGTTGCCGCCCTCGGTGCGCATCTGCATGTCAGCCTCGACATCGACTTCCTCGACCCGTCGATCGCACCGGGCGTCGGCACGACGGTGCCAGGCGGCGCGACGTTCCGGGAGGCGCATCTGATCATGGAGATGCTGCACGATTCCGGTCTCGTGCGTTCGCTCGACGTGGTCGAGCTCAATCCCTTCCTGGATGAGCGCGGGCGCAGCGCCCGGGTGCTGGTCGAGCTGGTCGCCAGCCTGTTCGGAAGGCGCATCCTCGACCGGCCGACCCTGCCGATCGAGGCGGTGTCGGGCGAGGCATCCGAGCGCGCCTGA
- a CDS encoding urease accessory protein UreD, whose translation MHGRIPDPNSRQAADCAAPLRQRSNGQVRLQAGPAHPGGATRIIDLAESGPSRLRFPRGDGALEAVLVNTAGGVACGDHFAITLDLAPGGDLVLTTTAAEKIYRSDGPVSRIENHVSLGAGAKLAWLPQETILFDHARVRRRFEADLAPGAALVAAEIVAFGRAARGERIADGLFADAWRVRRAGRLVYADSFVLDGPISDLLARPAIGGGAGACATLLDVSDGAEARLDEARARLAEAGASGIEAAASAWNGHLAIRALSGAVGPLRGLIARFLTGYRGLPMPRVWQS comes from the coding sequence ATGCACGGCCGCATCCCGGATCCTAACTCGCGGCAAGCCGCGGATTGCGCGGCGCCGCTGCGTCAGCGCTCGAACGGACAGGTCCGGCTGCAGGCCGGTCCGGCGCATCCGGGAGGGGCGACGCGCATCATCGACCTCGCGGAGTCCGGCCCGTCCCGGCTGCGTTTCCCGCGTGGCGACGGCGCGCTCGAGGCCGTGCTGGTCAACACGGCCGGTGGGGTCGCGTGCGGCGATCACTTCGCGATCACGCTCGATCTCGCGCCCGGAGGCGACCTCGTCCTGACCACCACGGCCGCGGAGAAGATCTACCGCTCGGACGGACCGGTGAGCCGGATCGAGAACCATGTCTCGCTCGGTGCCGGCGCAAAGCTCGCCTGGCTGCCGCAGGAGACTATTCTCTTCGACCACGCACGGGTGCGGCGGCGCTTCGAGGCCGACCTCGCACCGGGCGCCGCGCTGGTCGCCGCGGAAATCGTCGCGTTCGGTCGCGCCGCGCGGGGCGAGCGCATCGCAGACGGGCTGTTCGCCGATGCCTGGCGGGTGCGCCGCGCAGGGCGTCTGGTCTACGCCGACAGCTTCGTGCTCGATGGCCCCATCAGCGACCTCCTCGCGCGACCGGCGATCGGCGGCGGGGCAGGCGCCTGCGCGACCCTGCTCGACGTCTCGGACGGCGCCGAGGCGCGCCTGGACGAGGCGCGCGCGCGGTTGGCCGAAGCCGGCGCATCCGGGATCGAAGCGGCCGCCAGCGCCTGGAACGGGCATCTCGCCATCCGCGCCCTGTCCGGTGCCGTCGGGCCGCTGCGTGGCCTCATCGCGCGCTTCCTGACCGGCTATCGTGGCCTGCCGATGCCCCGGGTCTGGCAGAGCTGA
- a CDS encoding methyl-accepting chemotaxis protein — protein MRISLGLKLSAVIGLLAFVAVGISLFAIRQSSREQERAAATDRIWNAGLQAGALGQAIEHAVVQTTALYTAEDKTEARTRLSALHAALLVVEQVRVPFLEAMTDQLPEDRRRRFDLFVKEFIAYQNDTAELGLTISPKAALIQATDEATVRNREHMIAEIGALGRDVLGRLNARRAADAADRSQARITLIGVPAVALAIGLLAAIGIIVTQVRRPLHRLKVCMTALAADELERTIPFTSRRDEIGEMAGAIAAFRTALIEKRSLDQEAQARRDRDRIRAEALAQATRAFETETRRAVSDLAGSAEAMQAAADTLSGNAGVMAVQATVVAGASSQTAGIVDSIASAAEELSASAREIETRVRQTSEIAATARTDTQGLAQTVSSLAQAAEEIGAVVTLIRDVAEQTNLLALNATIEAARAGAAGRGFAVVAAEVKALAGQTAGATDRITGQVDSIQKAADRTAAAIAAIGETIARMSLIAAEVADATDQQGHASQEIARAIFSAAEDARKVSESVAGVRAAAASNEAQAGQVRGSASRVNAGTHSLQQAIETFMAQVHGA, from the coding sequence ATGCGCATTTCTCTCGGACTCAAGCTCTCAGCTGTTATCGGTCTGCTGGCCTTTGTGGCGGTCGGCATCTCGCTCTTCGCGATCCGCCAATCGAGCCGGGAGCAGGAGCGCGCCGCCGCCACCGACAGGATCTGGAACGCCGGGCTGCAAGCCGGGGCACTCGGCCAGGCCATCGAGCATGCCGTCGTGCAGACGACAGCGCTCTACACTGCCGAGGACAAGACGGAGGCGCGAACGCGTCTCTCCGCGCTCCATGCGGCTCTGCTGGTGGTGGAGCAGGTCCGCGTGCCGTTTCTCGAAGCCATGACGGACCAGCTGCCCGAGGATCGGCGTCGCCGGTTCGACCTGTTCGTCAAGGAATTCATCGCCTACCAGAATGACACGGCCGAGCTGGGACTGACCATCTCGCCGAAGGCGGCCCTCATCCAGGCCACGGACGAGGCGACGGTCAGGAACCGCGAGCACATGATCGCCGAGATCGGTGCCCTCGGGCGCGACGTACTCGGCCGCCTGAACGCGCGCCGCGCCGCCGACGCCGCAGATCGCAGCCAGGCGCGGATCACCCTCATTGGCGTGCCGGCGGTGGCGCTGGCGATCGGCCTGCTTGCCGCGATCGGGATCATCGTCACGCAGGTCCGGCGACCGCTGCACCGATTGAAGGTCTGCATGACGGCTCTGGCGGCCGACGAGCTCGAGCGAACGATTCCGTTCACGAGCCGCCGCGATGAGATCGGCGAGATGGCGGGCGCCATCGCGGCGTTTCGGACGGCGCTCATCGAGAAGCGAAGTCTCGACCAAGAGGCGCAGGCACGCCGCGATCGCGACCGGATCCGGGCAGAGGCCTTGGCCCAGGCGACTCGCGCATTCGAGACCGAGACACGCCGCGCTGTCTCGGATCTCGCGGGCTCCGCCGAGGCGATGCAGGCGGCGGCCGATACGCTGTCGGGGAATGCCGGCGTCATGGCCGTGCAGGCGACCGTGGTGGCTGGCGCCTCGAGCCAGACGGCCGGGATCGTTGACAGCATCGCCAGTGCGGCCGAGGAGCTGTCGGCCTCCGCCCGGGAGATCGAGACTCGCGTCCGTCAGACCAGCGAGATCGCCGCGACGGCTCGCACCGACACGCAGGGCCTGGCGCAGACGGTGTCGAGCCTGGCGCAGGCGGCCGAAGAGATCGGCGCCGTGGTCACGCTGATCCGCGATGTCGCCGAGCAGACCAATCTGCTGGCGCTCAACGCCACGATCGAGGCCGCGCGCGCGGGCGCGGCGGGCCGCGGCTTCGCCGTGGTCGCCGCCGAGGTCAAAGCCCTTGCCGGACAGACGGCGGGCGCCACGGACCGCATCACCGGGCAGGTGGACTCCATCCAGAAAGCTGCGGATCGGACGGCGGCCGCCATCGCGGCGATCGGCGAGACGATCGCCCGGATGAGCCTGATTGCCGCGGAGGTCGCGGACGCCACCGACCAGCAGGGCCATGCCAGCCAGGAGATCGCGCGCGCGATCTTCAGCGCGGCCGAGGATGCGCGGAAAGTCTCCGAGAGCGTCGCGGGTGTGCGGGCGGCGGCCGCGTCCAATGAGGCTCAGGCCGGACAGGTGCGGGGCAGCGCGTCGCGGGTGAATGCGGGCACGCACAGCCTGCAGCAGGCGATCGAGACCTTCATGGCCCAGGTCCACGGCGCCTGA